A genomic window from Pseudomonadota bacterium includes:
- a CDS encoding ammonium transporter, whose protein sequence is MKNKSLLTALVSVLFTLTPQIILAAENTPVDTGTTSWMLTSTAFVLLMVPGLAMFYGGLVRTKNVLSTMMLSFVSMAVIGVLWVACGYSIAFGPNILGGFAGWSNDYFFLKGIDDVIVNGVPEYVLAMFQGKFAIIAPALISGALVERVYFRGYITFIILWMLFIYCPLCHWVWATDGWLYNAGASGVIDLAGGLVIHVSAGFSALVVAIFLGPRIGYPKTPMAPNNLVMTLTGAGLLWVGWFGFNAGSTVHSGLDTARALTMTQVSAASGALTWLIIEYFKFRKATALGFASGILAGLVAITPAAGVVLPYGAIILGALSSVICFYALTVKVKLGYDDSLDCFGIHGVGSGLGVIMLSFFIRDSWMQSASAAAHKVWTIWDQLSIQLIGIGATILFAVVGTLVICFLVEKTVGFRIAADLEAIGLDQSIHGEHGYGSMQEY, encoded by the coding sequence ATGAAGAATAAATCTTTACTTACCGCTTTAGTTTCCGTCCTTTTTACATTAACTCCACAAATTATTCTTGCAGCTGAAAATACGCCTGTGGATACAGGCACTACCTCATGGATGCTGACTTCAACCGCATTTGTGCTTTTGATGGTTCCCGGCCTTGCCATGTTTTACGGAGGTCTGGTTAGAACAAAAAACGTGCTTAGCACCATGATGCTCAGTTTCGTATCAATGGCTGTTATCGGCGTTCTCTGGGTAGCATGCGGCTACAGCATTGCATTCGGCCCTAATATCCTTGGCGGTTTTGCCGGATGGAGCAATGATTATTTCTTTCTGAAAGGCATTGATGATGTAATTGTAAATGGAGTCCCGGAATATGTACTTGCTATGTTTCAGGGTAAGTTTGCGATCATTGCACCAGCTTTAATCAGCGGTGCGCTGGTTGAACGCGTTTACTTTCGCGGCTATATCACCTTTATAATACTTTGGATGCTTTTTATTTACTGCCCGTTGTGCCACTGGGTATGGGCTACAGACGGCTGGCTTTATAATGCAGGCGCAAGCGGTGTTATTGACCTTGCGGGAGGACTTGTAATTCATGTATCCGCAGGATTCAGCGCACTTGTTGTAGCGATATTTCTGGGCCCCAGGATTGGTTATCCCAAAACTCCGATGGCCCCTAATAATCTGGTAATGACTTTGACAGGAGCCGGTCTTTTATGGGTAGGCTGGTTTGGCTTCAATGCCGGTTCAACAGTACACAGCGGTCTGGATACTGCCAGGGCGCTGACCATGACACAGGTTTCGGCCGCAAGCGGTGCCCTGACCTGGCTAATTATAGAATACTTTAAGTTTCGCAAGGCTACAGCACTTGGATTTGCTTCAGGCATACTTGCCGGGCTTGTTGCAATAACTCCTGCTGCAGGCGTGGTATTGCCATATGGCGCAATTATATTGGGAGCCCTGTCATCAGTTATATGTTTTTATGCTCTTACCGTTAAAGTGAAGTTAGGATATGACGACAGTCTGGATTGTTTTGGAATACACGGTGTGGGAAGCGGTCTGGGAGTGATTATGCTTTCCTTTTTTATCCGTGACAGCTGGATGCAAAGCGCTTCTGCTGCCGCCCATAAAGTCTGGACTATCTGGGATCAGCTTTCAATTCAGTTGATAGGCATCGGCGCTACAATATTGTTTGCGGTAGTCGGCACCCTGGTGATTTGTTTTCTTGTTGAAAAAACTGTTGGCTTCAGGATTGCTGCTGATTTAGAGGCTATAGGGCTTGACCAGTCCATCCACGGAGAACATGGCTATGGTTCCATGCAGGAATACTAG
- a CDS encoding amidohydrolase, with amino-acid sequence MSDYSVRPKHIIDAHTHIFEEEYREKYIEDTFSIDFATELNFRRGADGTLDDLSKSADENGIAKYFILPVVKDPRKIERINDFYYNESKRDERAVFCGNLHPNHPRLDEILADLKSKNARMIKLHSVFQRFNITSRQSLKFFEKISDMGFPVIFDTSRVPPKHLTNDDLPEYYANPSKLLKLHDILPNLEIIAAHGGGLFIYDFERRNLIDSGIYIELSSSYYNCDWPRNDHDVSLDNFLYMLNNHNQEKLLFGTDTPWQFQKYEIEKFVKLHETGKITKEQLENIFWKNANSLFDLGLE; translated from the coding sequence TTGAGTGATTACAGTGTTAGACCCAAACATATCATAGATGCTCATACCCACATCTTTGAAGAGGAATACCGTGAGAAATATATTGAAGACACCTTTTCCATAGATTTTGCAACCGAGTTGAATTTCAGACGAGGTGCTGACGGCACTTTAGACGACCTTTCAAAATCTGCTGATGAAAATGGCATAGCAAAATATTTTATTCTGCCTGTAGTAAAAGATCCAAGAAAAATTGAACGTATCAATGATTTTTACTACAATGAAAGCAAAAGAGACGAACGGGCCGTATTTTGTGGAAATTTGCACCCGAACCATCCGCGCCTTGATGAAATACTGGCTGATCTTAAATCAAAAAATGCCAGGATGATAAAGCTTCATAGTGTCTTTCAGCGCTTTAATATTACTTCACGCCAGTCTTTAAAGTTTTTCGAAAAAATTTCTGATATGGGTTTTCCCGTAATATTTGACACTTCCAGAGTACCTCCAAAACATCTTACTAATGATGATTTGCCGGAATATTATGCCAATCCCAGCAAATTGCTCAAACTGCATGATATTTTGCCGAATTTAGAGATTATTGCCGCTCACGGCGGGGGCCTTTTTATTTATGATTTTGAGCGCAGGAATTTAATCGACAGCGGTATATATATAGAACTGTCCAGCAGTTACTATAATTGTGACTGGCCGCGAAATGATCATGATGTAAGCCTTGATAATTTTCTATATATGTTAAATAATCATAATCAGGAAAAATTACTTTTTGGTACCGATACCCCCTGGCAGTTTCAGAAATATGAAATTGAAAAATTTGTAAAATTGCATGAAACAGGCAAAATTACAAAAGAGCAGCTTGAAAACATTTTCTGGAAAAACGCCAACAGTCTTTTTGATCTTGGTTTGGAATAA
- a CDS encoding response regulator — protein MNKHRILIVDDSPTIRKAIIRQLSSLDVELLIATNGRQGFDMVHSHQVDLVVTDVDMPQMDGITLCKKLQADHKTNAIPIIIQSSFDTESDIEKGFIAGASAYIPKKELSASLLQTVRSLLQKSSINRSRRVMIVDDSATIRKIVEKGLGKKGFQIMTAENGKVALSRIGDQLPHLILSDIDMPEMDGYAFCRILKENPDLATIPFVVMSARQEMSQVRRMLSIGADTYLFKPFNIDELVMLIEKLLSDQYRFLLMEKERLNTEQKLTVSSIASLVTALEARDAYTSGHSADVARIVSQMGALAGLEPEKVNRLKISGELHDIGKIGVKDAVLLKPGRLTDEEFESIKQHPVTGANILRPIESFADIIDVVQHHHERFDGKGYPYGLKGEAIPFWARMIAVADTYNALTSDRPYRKGMPVEKAFQIIRDVGNTQLCPDCVSLFFKCTEQWSISSAFPDTIYSFPLNDCSQTPQQAHSPFPAE, from the coding sequence TCTGATAGCAACCAATGGCCGGCAGGGCTTTGATATGGTTCATAGCCATCAGGTCGATCTGGTTGTTACCGATGTTGATATGCCCCAAATGGACGGTATTACCCTTTGCAAGAAACTTCAAGCCGATCACAAAACCAATGCAATCCCTATCATTATTCAAAGTTCATTTGACACCGAATCTGATATTGAAAAAGGATTTATAGCCGGTGCCTCAGCGTATATTCCCAAAAAGGAACTATCGGCATCTCTGTTGCAAACAGTCAGATCACTTCTTCAAAAATCATCGATAAATCGAAGTAGGCGCGTGATGATAGTCGATGATTCTGCAACCATCAGAAAAATAGTTGAAAAGGGACTGGGGAAAAAGGGCTTTCAAATCATGACGGCAGAAAACGGAAAAGTGGCTTTGTCACGTATTGGCGATCAACTGCCGCATTTAATCTTAAGCGACATTGATATGCCGGAAATGGATGGTTATGCGTTTTGCAGAATTCTCAAAGAAAACCCTGACCTTGCCACTATTCCTTTTGTGGTAATGAGCGCCAGACAGGAAATGAGCCAGGTGAGAAGAATGCTTAGTATAGGCGCAGATACCTATTTATTTAAACCGTTTAATATTGATGAACTGGTGATGCTGATTGAAAAACTGCTGTCTGATCAGTATCGCTTTTTGTTAATGGAAAAAGAACGGTTAAACACAGAGCAAAAACTGACGGTGTCTAGTATTGCCAGTCTGGTTACTGCCCTGGAAGCAAGAGATGCCTATACCAGCGGACATTCAGCAGATGTTGCCCGAATAGTCTCGCAAATGGGAGCTCTGGCGGGGCTGGAGCCGGAAAAGGTTAACCGTTTGAAAATCAGCGGAGAATTGCACGATATCGGCAAAATAGGCGTTAAGGATGCCGTGCTGCTGAAACCGGGCCGGCTGACCGATGAAGAGTTTGAATCTATAAAGCAACATCCTGTAACCGGAGCGAACATTTTAAGGCCGATTGAAAGTTTTGCCGATATTATCGATGTTGTCCAGCATCACCATGAACGTTTTGACGGAAAAGGATATCCTTACGGCCTTAAAGGTGAAGCAATCCCTTTTTGGGCGCGTATGATTGCAGTTGCAGATACCTATAATGCACTGACCAGCGATCGCCCTTACCGGAAAGGAATGCCTGTTGAAAAAGCTTTTCAGATTATAAGAGATGTCGGAAATACACAACTTTGCCCGGATTGTGTAAGCCTCTTTTTCAAATGCACCGAACAATGGTCTATTTCGAGTGCCTTTCCGGACACAATTTATTCTTTCCCCCTAAATGATTGCTCCCAAACGCCACAGCAAGCACATTCCCCGTTTCCTGCCGAGTAA